In the Campylobacter sp. RM6914 genome, one interval contains:
- a CDS encoding peptide MFS transporter, translated as MKKIRVLFSTEMWEKFNFYGMRAIFALFLVHFLAISETDAAIYYGAFLALSYLTPIIGGFLADKFLGYHKSVIIGCALLTVAQLFFYANASSFGGAWLTLCGAVLVMCGNGFFKPSITALLSIKAPRNVSMDAVFSSYYFFLNLGVLLGSFIVPYFGDVVVNGVRDVSAFKFGFLSAFVAMSIGLLVFVVFCKNDENFTPKVSDGIRFDLKNALVSLFVFVLIFAAISYFSSGANIVKSYLYPTIYAFGISLGFYVLLDESISKDERKNIITIFISAVFIVFFWASFEQIGSSLTFIANNQMDRNLLGFDIPPSMISMFNPLFVLVLSFVFSAFYIKLGRKNLEPNGLYKQALGLCLMGVSYLIIALNVRDLGDELLHIRWFILLYFMHTCAELLVSPIGFALVAKLSPKRLLGLIFGIFYLANATGYALSGTLASLLPPTADKFIKASELGINLKEILNQRAEISEVTLEILKANNLPSSYPQIFGYEISTLFHFFILFFILCFGAGVLLFAICRAMDRTNARAC; from the coding sequence TTGAAAAAAATTCGGGTTTTGTTTTCCACGGAGATGTGGGAGAAATTTAACTTTTACGGTATGCGCGCGATATTTGCACTTTTCTTGGTGCACTTTTTAGCCATTAGCGAAACAGATGCAGCCATATACTATGGTGCCTTTTTGGCTCTTAGTTACCTTACTCCTATCATTGGCGGTTTTTTGGCGGATAAATTTTTAGGATATCATAAAAGCGTGATTATCGGGTGTGCTTTACTTACGGTAGCGCAGCTGTTTTTTTATGCAAATGCCAGTAGTTTTGGCGGTGCTTGGCTTACGCTTTGTGGTGCTGTTTTGGTTATGTGTGGCAACGGCTTTTTTAAGCCTAGTATAACGGCACTTTTAAGCATAAAAGCACCTAGGAACGTAAGTATGGACGCTGTTTTTAGTTCATACTACTTCTTTTTAAATTTGGGCGTACTTCTTGGATCGTTTATCGTGCCTTACTTTGGAGATGTCGTTGTTAACGGAGTTCGTGATGTATCTGCATTTAAATTTGGCTTTTTGTCGGCTTTTGTTGCTATGAGTATCGGACTTTTGGTCTTTGTCGTATTTTGTAAAAATGATGAAAATTTCACGCCAAAGGTTAGTGATGGTATAAGATTTGATCTTAAAAACGCACTTGTTTCGTTATTTGTCTTTGTGCTTATTTTTGCGGCTATTAGCTATTTTTCAAGCGGTGCAAATATTGTTAAAAGCTACCTTTATCCGACTATTTATGCCTTTGGTATCTCACTTGGTTTTTATGTTTTGCTTGATGAAAGCATCAGTAAGGATGAGAGAAAAAATATCATCACTATCTTTATAAGTGCTGTGTTTATCGTCTTTTTTTGGGCGAGTTTTGAGCAAATAGGCTCGTCGCTAACATTTATAGCAAACAACCAAATGGATAGAAATTTGCTTGGTTTTGACATCCCTCCTTCTATGATAAGTATGTTTAACCCGCTTTTTGTGCTTGTGCTCAGTTTTGTTTTCTCGGCATTTTACATAAAGCTGGGACGTAAAAATTTGGAGCCAAACGGACTTTATAAGCAAGCTTTGGGGCTTTGCTTGATGGGTGTTAGCTATCTTATCATAGCTTTAAATGTTCGCGATTTGGGTGATGAGCTGCTTCATATAAGATGGTTTATTTTGCTTTATTTTATGCATACTTGTGCCGAACTTTTAGTTTCACCTATCGGTTTTGCTCTTGTAGCAAAGCTTTCCCCAAAGAGACTTTTGGGACTTATTTTTGGTATATTTTACCTTGCAAATGCCACAGGTTACGCACTATCTGGCACTTTAGCCTCACTTCTTCCTCCAACAGCCGACAAATTCATAAAAGCAAGCGAACTTGGTATAAATTTAAAAGAAATTTTAAACCAAAGGGCTGAAATTTCAGAGGTGACACTTGAAATTTTAAAGGCAAATAACTTGCCAAGCTCGTATCCTCAAATTTTTGGTTATGAAATTTCAACACTTTTTCATTTTTTTATATTATTTTTTATACTTTGTTTTGGTGCAGGAGTGTTGCTTTTTGCGATTTGTCGGGCCATGGATAGGACAAATGCGAGAGCTTGTTAA